One segment of Salvelinus fontinalis isolate EN_2023a chromosome 12, ASM2944872v1, whole genome shotgun sequence DNA contains the following:
- the LOC129867514 gene encoding homer protein homolog 3-like, translated as MFHCMYTRIVIACTLGLKNSLFSVILSLFLSLRLSLSVVVCLQVAELEAQSGLPGPSGSETRDELTQSLEELEALLKAKDEIIHNLHSRKSDIHELEKEREEAVQRLQDLETRNAELEQQVESAEQTLASTLEERERAESEVQRVIDVLEVKIYDLNDLRQSLAKLISK; from the exons ATGTTCCATTGCATGTACACTAGAATTGTCATTGCATGTACACTAGGATTGAAAAACTCCTTATTtagtgttattctctctctcttcctttccctccgtctctcactctctgttgttgtgtgtttgcAGGTGGCAGAGCTGGAGGCTCAGAGTGGACTGCCTGGTCCCAGTGGGTCTGAGACGAGGGATGAGCTGACCCAGTCATTGGAGGAGCTGGAAGCCTTGCTCAAAGCAAAAGACGAG ATAATCCACAATCTACATAGCAGGAAATCAGATATCCAtgagttggagaaagagagagaagaggctgTTCAGAGACTTCAG GATCTGGAGACACGAAACGCAGAACTGGAGCAACAGGTGGAGAGCGCCGAGCAGACTCTAGCTTCCACTCTGGAAGAGCGGGAACGGGCGGAGAGTGAGGTTCAGCGGGTCATCGACGTCCTTGAAGTCAAGATATACGACCTGAATGACCTGCGACAGAGCTTGGCCAAGCTCATCAGCAAATAG